The Nothobranchius furzeri strain GRZ-AD chromosome 6, NfurGRZ-RIMD1, whole genome shotgun sequence genome includes a region encoding these proteins:
- the LOC107392822 gene encoding nuclear distribution protein nudE homolog 1: MVEPTAHTFSSLEEEVGFWKEQAHFHKQRADEAQDELQEFQQMSRDYEAELETELKQCESRNKELLLDNNRFRLDLENIKEKFETQHSDALRHISTLEEDLTETTAIRDQLQKYIRELEQANDDLERTKRATIMSLEDFEQRMNHVIERNAFLESELDEKENLLESVQRLKDEARDLRQELAVRQKERRPSSSLGKDSDRSELSCSSPVNLSVASKPASSYMTPPASSIRRGDGLTGTPLTTSARISALNIVGELLRKVGNLESKLASCRDFVYDTSVSRPALPAGPGSPSGSETGPEVQTCSLSPPPHYESLVKRLEFGPAPPRGLSQGPQSPQAGVKILL; encoded by the exons ATGGTGGAGCCGACAGCACACACGTTTTCTTCCCTAGAAGAGGAGGTGGGGTTCTGGAAGGAGCAGGCACACTTCCACAAGCAAAG GGCTGACGAGGCTCAGGACGAGCTGCAAGAATTCCAGCAGATGAGTCGAGACTATGAAGCCGAACTGGAAACTGAGCTGAAGCAGTGTGAGAGTcgaaacaaagagctgctgttgGACAACAACAGATTCCGTCTAGACCTGGAGAACATAAAG GAGAAATTTGAGACGCAGCACTCCGATGCTCTGAGGCACATCTCTACGCTGGAGGAAGATCTGACAGAGACCACTGCCATTCGAGATCAACTGCAGAAGTACATCAGAGAGCTGGAACAGGCCAACGATGACCTGGAGAGGACCAAGAG AGCTACCATCATGTCTCTGGAGGACTTTGAGCAGCGGATGAACCACGTCATCGAGAGGAACGCCTTCCTGGAGAGTGAGCTGGACGAGAAGGAGAACCTGCTGGAGTCGGTCCAGAGGCTCAAGGACGAAGCAAGAG ACCTTCGTCAGGAGCTGGCAGTCCGACAGAAGGAGAGACGGCCGTCCAGCAGCCTGGGAAAAGACTCGGATCGATCCGAACTCTCCTGCTCCTCTCCAGTGAATCTGTCCGTCGCTTCCAAACCTGCCAGCTCATACATGACACCGCCTGCCTCCAGCATCCGGCGAG GAGACGGTCTAACGGGGACCCCGCTAACCACGTCTGCCAGAATATCGGCTTTAAACATCGTTGGGGAGCTGCTGAGAAAAGTTGGA aaTTTGGAGTCGAAGCTGGCTTCCTGTCGAGACTTTGTGTACGACACGTCAGTGAGCAGACCGGCTCTCCCGGCTGGCCCAGGTAGTCCCTCGGGTTCAGAAACGGGTCCAGAGGTCCAGACCTGCAGCTTAAGCCCTCCTCCTCACTACGAAAG TTTGGTGAAGCGGTTAGAGTTCGGGCCCGCCCCTCCAAGAGGACTCTCCCAGGGGCCCCAGTCTCCACAGGCAGGGGTCAAGATCCTGCTATAG